A window of the Streptomyces sp. NBC_00454 genome harbors these coding sequences:
- a CDS encoding AAA family ATPase, which produces MLGGVETRSVSPVFVGRADELSILTDALTRAAGQEPQALLIGGEAGVGKTRLTEEFLCEADRRGAVVAVGGCVEIGAEGLPFAPFSTALRILHRLLPGELAAAAAGQEDELARILPELGETPRGPHDEESTARLFELTARMLERLAAERTVVLVLEDLHWADTSTRHLLSYLFRALGSGRLVLVATYRADDVHRRHPLRPLLAELDRLRTVQRIELPRFNRAEVRRQLAGILASQPDEDFVESVFERSDGNAFFVEELVASRSSGCLTGLTESLRDLLLVRVEVLPDAAQRVVRIVAEGGSTVEYDLLRAVTRLTEDELIEALRSAVGANILLATPDGDGYRFRHSLVREAVSDDLLPGERARVNRRYAEELEADDSLIRAEEQRVIRLANYWYYANDTVKALPAVLAASVAARGRHAYSEQLRLLERAMELWEGVPEEIRAELRPADYTEVYPPCGCDPATTPLQRLDLLAEATVAARFGGERERALKITKTALRSLEDGHDPLRAAWFLTERSRLIASLARGDGWEELAKAQELVQGLPPSQVHADVLVRVANWGMLHNPGPDNLAAAERAVEYARMVGAEETELDARITIGSLLTDAGDPERGLAEMFAVKDRAAELGLGALAGRAHINLTSQLECLGRSRDAVELAECGAALVKRSQLLDAEAWVRGNLAESLYSLGRWEEAEAQARRTLALVSSPTPRGSAAARLAYLALARGEFTEAATQLAAARSCFGVHDTQPQHRLPLFRLAVGVAAGEGRIADVRTEVAAAIEQGFPLGHHRYAWPLLLAAASAEADSRGLPAAEAGRAAALRTLREAARTLSTPVPVWIAHSEYVRAELLRVEDLDTVADWTGVEEAVRPLERPYLLARARHRLVEALLGSGGSREAAAGPLHEAYATAEQLGARRLREDLALLAQRARLPLTPDRTPKNRTAPGADPVEALGLTSRERDVLRLVAVGHTNRQIAEELFISPKTASVHVSNILAKLGVAGRGEAAALAHRLRLFGPAAPSPAQKGQQAQTVR; this is translated from the coding sequence ATGCTCGGCGGCGTGGAGACCAGATCTGTCAGCCCGGTGTTCGTCGGCCGAGCCGACGAACTGTCCATACTCACCGACGCCCTGACGCGTGCCGCCGGCCAGGAGCCGCAGGCACTGCTCATAGGCGGTGAGGCAGGGGTCGGCAAGACCCGCCTCACCGAGGAGTTCCTCTGCGAGGCCGACCGCCGCGGCGCGGTCGTGGCCGTCGGAGGCTGTGTGGAGATCGGGGCGGAGGGACTTCCCTTCGCCCCGTTTTCGACGGCTCTGCGCATCCTGCACCGCCTGCTCCCGGGCGAGCTGGCCGCCGCGGCCGCCGGCCAGGAGGACGAGCTCGCCCGCATCCTCCCCGAACTCGGTGAGACCCCGCGCGGCCCGCACGACGAGGAGAGCACCGCCCGGCTCTTCGAGCTGACGGCCCGGATGCTGGAGCGGCTGGCCGCGGAGCGCACCGTCGTCCTCGTCCTGGAAGACCTGCACTGGGCGGACACCTCCACCCGGCACCTGCTCTCGTACCTCTTCCGCGCACTCGGCAGCGGACGGCTCGTCCTGGTCGCCACCTACCGCGCCGACGACGTCCACCGCCGCCACCCGCTGCGCCCCCTCCTCGCCGAACTGGACCGGCTGCGCACCGTCCAGCGCATCGAGCTGCCCCGCTTCAACCGGGCCGAGGTGCGCCGCCAGCTCGCCGGCATCCTGGCCTCCCAGCCCGACGAGGACTTCGTCGAATCGGTCTTCGAGCGGTCCGACGGCAACGCCTTCTTCGTCGAGGAACTCGTCGCTTCCCGCTCCAGCGGCTGCCTCACCGGCCTCACCGAATCCCTGCGCGACCTCCTCCTCGTGCGCGTCGAAGTCCTCCCGGACGCCGCGCAGCGGGTCGTGCGCATCGTCGCCGAGGGCGGCTCCACGGTGGAGTACGACCTGCTGCGGGCCGTCACCCGGCTCACCGAGGACGAGCTGATCGAGGCCCTGCGGTCGGCGGTCGGCGCCAACATCCTCCTCGCCACCCCCGACGGCGACGGCTACCGCTTCCGCCACTCCCTGGTCCGCGAGGCCGTCTCCGACGACCTGCTGCCCGGCGAGCGCGCCCGCGTCAACCGCCGCTACGCCGAGGAGCTGGAGGCCGACGACTCGCTGATCCGCGCCGAGGAGCAGCGGGTCATCCGGCTCGCCAACTACTGGTACTACGCCAACGACACGGTCAAGGCCCTGCCCGCCGTGCTCGCGGCCTCCGTGGCGGCCCGTGGCCGGCACGCCTACTCCGAGCAACTGCGCCTGCTGGAACGGGCCATGGAGCTGTGGGAAGGAGTCCCGGAGGAGATCCGCGCCGAACTGCGACCGGCGGACTACACCGAGGTCTACCCGCCCTGCGGCTGCGACCCCGCCACCACCCCGCTGCAACGCCTCGACCTGCTGGCCGAGGCCACCGTCGCGGCCCGCTTCGGCGGCGAACGCGAACGGGCCCTGAAGATCACCAAGACCGCCCTGCGCTCCCTGGAGGACGGCCACGACCCGCTGCGCGCCGCCTGGTTCCTGACCGAGCGCTCCCGGCTGATCGCCAGCCTCGCCCGCGGAGACGGCTGGGAGGAGCTCGCCAAGGCGCAGGAACTCGTCCAGGGGCTGCCCCCGTCCCAGGTGCACGCCGACGTCCTGGTCCGGGTCGCGAACTGGGGAATGCTCCACAACCCCGGCCCCGACAACCTCGCGGCCGCCGAACGCGCCGTGGAGTACGCGCGGATGGTCGGCGCCGAAGAGACCGAGCTCGACGCCCGGATCACCATCGGCAGCCTGCTCACCGACGCCGGGGACCCCGAACGCGGCCTCGCCGAGATGTTCGCGGTCAAGGACCGGGCCGCCGAGCTCGGGCTCGGCGCGCTCGCGGGACGTGCACATATCAACCTCACCTCTCAGTTGGAATGTCTGGGCCGGTCCCGCGACGCCGTGGAACTGGCCGAATGCGGTGCGGCTCTGGTCAAGCGGTCCCAGCTGCTGGACGCCGAGGCATGGGTCCGGGGCAACCTGGCGGAGAGCCTGTACAGCCTCGGTCGCTGGGAGGAGGCCGAAGCGCAGGCCCGGCGGACGCTGGCCCTCGTCAGCAGCCCCACCCCGCGCGGCTCCGCCGCCGCACGGCTGGCCTACCTGGCCCTGGCCCGCGGCGAGTTCACCGAGGCCGCCACCCAGCTGGCCGCGGCCCGCAGCTGCTTCGGCGTCCACGACACCCAGCCCCAGCACCGGCTCCCGCTCTTCCGCCTCGCGGTCGGAGTGGCCGCGGGGGAGGGGCGGATAGCCGACGTCCGCACCGAGGTGGCCGCCGCCATCGAGCAGGGCTTCCCGCTCGGCCACCACCGCTACGCCTGGCCGCTGCTGCTCGCCGCGGCCTCGGCCGAGGCCGACTCCCGCGGCCTCCCGGCCGCCGAAGCGGGCCGCGCGGCGGCCCTGAGGACGCTGCGCGAGGCCGCACGGACCCTGTCCACCCCCGTCCCGGTGTGGATAGCCCACTCGGAGTACGTCCGGGCGGAGCTGCTGCGCGTCGAGGACCTGGACACCGTCGCCGACTGGACGGGCGTGGAGGAGGCCGTACGCCCCCTGGAGCGCCCGTACCTGCTGGCCAGGGCCCGGCACCGGCTCGTGGAGGCCCTGCTCGGCTCCGGCGGCAGCCGCGAGGCCGCTGCCGGGCCGCTCCACGAGGCCTACGCGACCGCCGAGCAGCTCGGAGCCCGCAGGCTCCGCGAGGACCTGGCCCTGCTCGCGCAGCGGGCCCGGCTCCCGCTCACCCCCGACCGGACCCCCAAGAACCGGACCGCGCCGGGCGCCGACCCGGTCGAGGCGCTGGGCCTGACCAGCCGCGAGCGGGACGTACTGCGCCTGGTCGCGGTGGGCCACACCAACCGCCAGATCGCCGAGGAGCTCTTCATCTCCCCGAAGACGGCCAGCGTGCACGTGTCGAACATCCTGGCGAAGCTCGGTGTCGCGGGCCGGGGCGAAGCGGCCGCCCTGGCCCACCGGCTACGGCTCTTCGGACCGGCCGCCCCGAGCCCGGCCCAGAAGGGCCAGCAGGCCCAGACGGTGCGCTAG
- a CDS encoding DUF6191 domain-containing protein, with amino-acid sequence MFNMIEELFSPGRKHAHDEKKRLELSRTDVNDNDPGKGPIDLDSGRVLIRPQEDPGEPA; translated from the coding sequence ATGTTCAACATGATCGAGGAGCTCTTCAGCCCGGGACGCAAGCACGCGCACGACGAGAAGAAGCGGCTGGAGCTTTCCCGGACCGATGTGAACGACAACGATCCGGGAAAGGGTCCGATAGACCTGGACTCCGGCAGGGTGCTCATACGCCCGCAGGAGGACCCGGGAGAGCCGGCCTAG